The following are from one region of the Microbacterium paraoxydans genome:
- a CDS encoding D-alanine--D-alanine ligase family protein produces MTMKVLVIGGGQNPEHEVSLASAAAVAAALRLGGHTVTTVTIDRDGVWRADGIPPGVSPAASLQQALPLLAASDVVFPAVHGALGEDGALAALCALAGVPAVGSALGAGAIGMDKWATKLVAQAVGLRTARGRLVAAEDIGDVEFEGAVVVKPVTAGSSHGVSLVTEEGDLLTALRGAARFDRRVLVEEVVHAREIDVAVLREKGGVRWAAPPLEIHAPGLFDTATKYDGTARFTVPAQLDAAATTALKRAAIAMFDALGCDGVARMDFFLTDEGPVLNEVNTMPGLTAASQVPRMFAAAGVDYVDLVDRLVRAAV; encoded by the coding sequence ATGACGATGAAGGTCCTGGTCATCGGAGGGGGACAGAATCCCGAGCACGAGGTGTCGCTCGCCTCGGCGGCAGCGGTCGCCGCGGCGCTGCGGTTGGGGGGACACACCGTCACGACCGTGACGATCGACCGCGACGGCGTGTGGCGGGCCGACGGCATCCCGCCCGGCGTGAGTCCGGCGGCGTCGTTGCAGCAGGCCCTGCCGCTGCTCGCGGCGAGCGACGTCGTGTTCCCTGCGGTGCACGGCGCGCTCGGGGAGGACGGCGCCCTCGCGGCGCTGTGTGCGCTCGCCGGGGTGCCGGCCGTCGGCTCCGCGCTGGGGGCGGGGGCGATCGGCATGGACAAATGGGCCACGAAGCTCGTGGCCCAGGCCGTCGGGCTGCGCACCGCCCGAGGGCGGCTGGTCGCCGCGGAGGACATCGGCGACGTGGAGTTCGAGGGCGCCGTCGTGGTCAAGCCGGTCACGGCCGGCTCGAGCCACGGCGTGAGCCTGGTGACGGAGGAGGGCGATCTGCTCACGGCGCTGCGGGGGGCGGCGCGTTTCGACCGGCGGGTCCTGGTCGAGGAGGTCGTGCACGCGCGGGAGATCGACGTCGCCGTGCTGCGGGAGAAGGGCGGGGTGCGGTGGGCCGCCCCGCCCCTGGAGATCCACGCGCCCGGGCTCTTCGACACCGCGACGAAGTACGACGGCACGGCCCGCTTCACGGTTCCCGCGCAGCTCGACGCGGCCGCCACGACAGCGCTCAAACGCGCCGCGATCGCGATGTTCGACGCGCTGGGGTGCGACGGGGTCGCCCGCATGGACTTCTTCCTCACGGACGAAGGTCCGGTGCTCAACGAGGTCAACACGATGCCCGGGCTGACCGCCGCCTCCCAGGTGCCGCGGATGTTCGCGGCGGCCGGAGTGGACTACGTCGACCTCGTGGACCGGCTCGTCCGAGCGGCCGTGTGA
- a CDS encoding VOC family protein, translating to MAAFTAENAFSGFSVDDIDAAREFYGTTLGLDVEVNAMGFLDLRLPRGGSVLVYAKPNHTPASFTILNFPVADIDAAVEELNERGVQTKIYGDDEFPSDSRGIVRGNGQGPDIAWFRDPAGNVLAVMQA from the coding sequence ATGGCAGCCTTCACAGCGGAGAACGCGTTCAGCGGTTTCAGCGTCGACGACATCGACGCGGCGAGAGAGTTCTACGGCACGACCCTCGGGCTCGACGTCGAGGTCAACGCGATGGGGTTCCTCGATCTGCGCCTCCCCCGCGGCGGGTCGGTCCTCGTCTACGCGAAGCCGAACCACACCCCGGCGAGCTTCACGATCCTGAACTTCCCGGTGGCGGACATCGATGCCGCCGTCGAGGAGCTCAACGAGCGCGGGGTGCAGACCAAGATCTACGGCGACGACGAGTTCCCGTCGGACTCCCGCGGCATCGTCAGGGGGAACGGACAGGGCCCCGACATCGCGTGGTTCCGCGACCCGGCGGGCAACGTGCTCGCCGTCATGCAGGCCTGA
- a CDS encoding DEAD/DEAH box helicase: MNPTPRLEPSLVPDAADADAVYLTFVEWAESTGIRLYPAQDEALIEIVSGANVILSTPTGTGKSLVAVGAHFAAMVGGRRSYYTAPIKALVSEKFFALAEVFGAENVGMVTGDSAVNADAPIICCTAEILANLALRQGDAADVGLVVMDEFHFYGDPDRGWAWQVPLLELPQAQFVLMSATLGDVTTLAADLTRRTGRETASVTGVERPVPLHFFYETTPIHETIDDLLNTGQAPIYIVHFSQAAAMERAQALSSTKVATREQRDEIAALIGGFRFTTAFGKTLSRFLRAGIGVHHAGMLPKYRRLVEQLAQRGLLRVICGTDTLGVGINVPIRTVLLTALTKFDGTRMRQLNAREFHQIAGRAGRAGYDTAGTVVAQAPEHETENLAAIRKAGDDPKKKRKIIRKKAPDGFVSWGEPSFRKLIDATPETLTSHMQITSAMLLNVIARGGDVFANVRRLVFDNHEPRARQRALALRALAIFRTLRESGVVETFDTGVPGEPKGVRLTVDLQPNFALNQPLSPFALAAFDLLDPSTGSGTQTSTGSGTQTSTGSGTQAGSGDQGVGTGSYALDMISIVEATLDDPRAVLSQQEFLARGEAVAAMKREGIEYDERMELLEAITYPKPLEELLDAAFETFSAAQPWIRDFALHPKSVVRDMYERAMSFGEYVAFYKIARSEGVVLRYLSDAYRAASQTIPEERKDEDLHDLIAWLGELVRQIDSSLLDEWSELTAGTAARSETDEPIVPPAPKRLTSNTRAFRTLVRNELFRRVQLAAREDVDALAELDPSFGAAAWSDALDAYFAEHDDIGIGPDARSSRMLLLTEGPTAWTARQIIDDPAGDHDWGISATVDLAASDEAGEAVVTVTAVDRL; this comes from the coding sequence ATGAATCCCACGCCGCGGCTCGAACCCTCGCTCGTTCCCGACGCGGCGGACGCCGATGCGGTGTACCTGACCTTCGTGGAGTGGGCGGAGTCGACCGGCATCCGCCTCTACCCCGCGCAGGACGAGGCGCTCATCGAGATCGTCTCGGGTGCGAACGTCATCCTGTCCACGCCGACGGGCACCGGGAAGTCGCTCGTCGCGGTCGGCGCCCACTTCGCGGCGATGGTCGGCGGACGCCGCAGCTACTACACGGCACCGATCAAGGCCCTCGTGAGCGAGAAGTTCTTCGCGCTGGCAGAGGTGTTCGGCGCCGAGAACGTGGGGATGGTCACGGGAGACTCCGCCGTGAACGCGGACGCCCCCATCATCTGCTGCACCGCGGAGATCCTCGCGAACCTGGCCCTGCGCCAGGGCGACGCCGCCGATGTGGGCCTCGTGGTCATGGACGAGTTCCACTTCTACGGCGACCCCGACCGCGGCTGGGCCTGGCAGGTGCCGCTCCTCGAGCTCCCGCAGGCGCAGTTCGTGCTGATGTCGGCCACCCTCGGCGACGTCACCACCCTCGCCGCCGACCTGACGCGCCGCACCGGACGGGAGACCGCCTCGGTCACGGGGGTCGAGCGCCCGGTCCCCCTGCACTTCTTCTACGAGACGACGCCCATCCACGAGACCATCGACGACCTGCTCAACACGGGGCAGGCACCGATCTACATCGTGCACTTCTCGCAGGCGGCGGCCATGGAGCGGGCGCAGGCCCTGTCGAGCACGAAGGTCGCCACGCGTGAGCAGCGCGACGAGATCGCCGCCCTCATCGGCGGCTTCCGCTTCACGACGGCGTTCGGCAAGACGCTCTCGCGCTTCCTCCGGGCCGGCATCGGCGTGCACCACGCCGGCATGCTGCCGAAGTACCGCCGACTCGTGGAGCAGCTCGCCCAGCGCGGTCTCCTCCGGGTCATCTGCGGCACCGACACCCTGGGCGTGGGCATCAACGTCCCCATCCGGACCGTGCTGCTCACCGCGCTGACGAAGTTCGACGGCACGCGGATGCGCCAGCTCAACGCGCGGGAGTTCCACCAGATCGCGGGCCGGGCCGGACGCGCGGGCTATGACACCGCTGGTACCGTCGTCGCTCAGGCCCCGGAGCACGAGACCGAGAACCTCGCCGCGATCCGCAAGGCCGGCGACGACCCGAAGAAGAAGCGGAAGATCATCCGCAAGAAGGCCCCCGACGGCTTCGTGTCGTGGGGCGAGCCGTCGTTCCGGAAGCTCATCGACGCGACGCCGGAGACCCTGACCTCGCACATGCAGATCACCAGCGCGATGCTGCTCAACGTGATCGCCCGGGGCGGGGATGTGTTCGCCAACGTCCGCCGGCTCGTCTTCGACAACCACGAGCCGCGCGCCCGTCAGCGCGCGCTCGCGCTCCGCGCCCTCGCGATCTTCCGCACGCTCCGGGAATCGGGCGTCGTGGAGACGTTCGACACGGGCGTACCGGGAGAGCCGAAGGGCGTCCGGCTCACCGTCGACCTGCAACCCAACTTCGCGCTCAACCAGCCGCTCTCCCCGTTCGCCCTCGCGGCGTTCGATCTGCTGGACCCTTCGACAGGCTCAGGGACCCAGACTTCGACAGGCTCAGGGACCCAGACTTCGACAGGCTCAGGGACCCAGGCGGGCTCGGGGGATCAGGGGGTGGGGACGGGGTCGTACGCGCTCGACATGATCTCGATCGTCGAGGCGACGCTCGACGATCCGCGTGCCGTGCTCAGCCAGCAGGAGTTCCTCGCACGGGGCGAGGCGGTCGCCGCGATGAAGCGCGAGGGCATCGAGTACGACGAGCGGATGGAACTCCTCGAGGCGATCACCTACCCGAAGCCGCTGGAGGAGCTCCTCGATGCGGCCTTCGAGACCTTCAGCGCGGCGCAGCCGTGGATCCGGGACTTCGCGCTGCACCCGAAGTCCGTCGTCCGCGACATGTACGAGCGGGCCATGTCGTTCGGCGAGTACGTCGCGTTCTACAAGATCGCCCGCTCCGAGGGCGTCGTGCTGCGGTACCTGTCGGACGCGTATCGCGCCGCCTCCCAGACGATCCCCGAGGAGCGGAAGGACGAGGACCTCCACGACCTCATCGCCTGGCTCGGCGAGCTCGTGCGCCAGATCGACTCCAGCCTGCTCGACGAGTGGAGCGAGCTGACCGCCGGCACCGCCGCCCGCAGTGAGACCGACGAGCCGATCGTGCCGCCCGCACCGAAGCGCCTCACGAGCAACACCCGCGCCTTCCGCACGCTCGTCCGCAACGAGCTCTTCCGGCGGGTGCAGCTCGCCGCCCGCGAGGACGTGGACGCGCTGGCCGAGCTCGACCCGTCGTTCGGCGCCGCCGCCTGGTCGGACGCGCTGGACGCGTACTTCGCCGAGCACGACGACATCGGCATCGGCCCGGACGCCCGGAGTTCCCGGATGCTGCTGCTCACCGAGGGCCCGACCGCCTGGACGGCACGGCAGATCATCGACGACCCCGCCGGCGACCACGACTGGGGCATCAGCGCCACCGTCGATCTCGCCGCGTCCGACGAGGCGGGCGAGGCGGTCGTCACGGTGACGGCGGTCGACCGGCTGTGA
- a CDS encoding roadblock/LC7 domain-containing protein produces MTGPAGRQDAAATPDPSRMHPDVAGNWALWSRIVGPSAQTRLQQLEERFPELTTAVLGTADGLHIASLGVDPDGGEQLAAMNGSLFGVARAEAEIIAGGTEPTLSAIVSLSIGENQMALLSFILAPYGQLLLSVSASSSQLGTVIVHARSTAYELLTALGVTGSAT; encoded by the coding sequence ATGACCGGACCCGCCGGGCGGCAGGACGCCGCCGCGACGCCCGATCCGTCCCGCATGCACCCCGACGTCGCCGGCAACTGGGCGCTGTGGTCGCGGATCGTCGGCCCGTCGGCCCAGACCCGTCTGCAGCAGTTGGAGGAGCGCTTCCCGGAGCTGACGACCGCGGTCCTCGGCACTGCGGACGGCCTCCACATCGCCTCCCTCGGCGTCGACCCCGACGGCGGCGAGCAGCTCGCGGCGATGAACGGCTCGCTGTTCGGGGTCGCGCGGGCCGAGGCCGAGATCATCGCGGGAGGGACGGAGCCGACGCTGTCGGCCATCGTGTCGCTGTCCATCGGCGAGAACCAGATGGCGCTGCTCAGCTTCATCCTCGCACCCTACGGCCAGCTCCTGCTGTCGGTGTCGGCGTCGTCGTCGCAGCTCGGGACCGTGATCGTGCACGCGCGCTCCACGGCGTACGAGCTGCTCACCGCGCTCGGGGTCACGGGATCGGCGACATGA
- a CDS encoding GTP-binding protein → MRRPRRRRTDLPQRYRVIFAGPVGAGKTTAVRALSDVPPVDTDVPMSLASGDGKTTTTVGLDYGTWRPTPEVSIALIGIPGQQRFASARQRVSIPGTRVLLWLRGDRDTLVADAEEWLGVFAGEEHRVAIAVSHTAARAIGDIRRALAPVLARHGIPASRVLAADARDRDSVMRVAGAALDLPEEKP, encoded by the coding sequence ATGAGGCGCCCGCGTCGGCGACGGACCGACCTGCCCCAGCGGTACCGGGTGATCTTCGCCGGACCGGTGGGCGCGGGCAAGACGACCGCGGTCCGCGCCCTGAGCGACGTCCCGCCGGTGGACACCGACGTGCCGATGTCGCTCGCGAGTGGTGACGGCAAGACCACGACGACCGTCGGGCTCGACTACGGGACGTGGCGGCCGACGCCGGAGGTCTCCATCGCGCTCATCGGCATCCCGGGACAGCAGCGGTTCGCCTCGGCGCGACAGCGCGTCTCGATCCCTGGCACCCGGGTGCTGCTCTGGCTGCGCGGCGACCGCGACACCCTCGTCGCCGACGCCGAGGAGTGGCTCGGCGTGTTCGCGGGCGAGGAGCATCGCGTCGCGATCGCCGTCAGCCACACCGCCGCACGAGCGATCGGCGACATCCGCCGCGCCCTCGCCCCCGTGCTCGCGCGACACGGCATCCCGGCCTCGCGTGTGCTCGCGGCCGACGCGCGCGACCGCGACAGCGTGATGCGCGTCGCCGGTGCCGCTCTCGATCTTCCGGAGGAGAAGCCATGA
- a CDS encoding roadblock/LC7 domain-containing protein — protein sequence MATQDQLNALLADIERDINGFIGASIVDLESGLPLASSSVRPDFDLEVASAFNSEIVKNKKRTIDALGIEGELEDMLLTLNTQLHLLKMLDDDLFIYLAADRQATNLALLRSSVNRRVAALGA from the coding sequence ATGGCCACGCAAGATCAGCTCAACGCGCTGCTGGCGGACATCGAACGCGACATCAACGGATTCATCGGGGCGTCGATCGTCGACCTCGAATCGGGGCTGCCGCTCGCCTCGAGCTCCGTCCGCCCGGATTTCGACCTCGAGGTCGCGAGCGCGTTCAACAGCGAGATCGTGAAGAACAAGAAGCGCACGATCGACGCCCTCGGCATCGAAGGCGAGCTCGAGGACATGCTGCTGACGCTGAACACGCAGCTGCACCTGCTCAAGATGCTCGACGACGACCTGTTCATCTACCTGGCCGCCGATCGCCAGGCCACGAACCTCGCCCTGCTGCGCTCCTCGGTGAACCGCCGGGTCGCCGCCCTCGGCGCGTGA
- the deoD gene encoding purine-nucleoside phosphorylase, protein MSTHIAAEPGQIAPIVLFPGDPLRARWIAETFLDDAELYSETRGMLGFTGTWEGHRVSVQGSGMGQPSMAIYATELFTQYDVQTIVRVGSCGALTERLAVRDIIIANGASTDSGINRVRFHGLDYAPLADFALLRAAVEASETEPLSSTVHVGPLFSSDQFYSTRPELTAPFVQHGILGVEMEAAGLYTLAAFHGRRALAICTVSDHIVTGEETTAQEREQTFGDMVRIALRAATSV, encoded by the coding sequence ATGAGCACCCACATCGCCGCGGAACCCGGTCAGATCGCCCCCATCGTGCTGTTCCCCGGCGACCCGCTGCGGGCGAGGTGGATCGCCGAGACCTTCCTCGACGACGCCGAGCTGTACTCCGAGACGCGGGGGATGCTGGGCTTCACCGGCACCTGGGAGGGGCATCGGGTCTCCGTCCAGGGCTCGGGCATGGGGCAGCCGTCGATGGCGATCTACGCGACGGAGCTGTTCACCCAGTACGACGTGCAGACGATCGTCCGGGTGGGGTCGTGCGGCGCGCTGACCGAGAGGCTCGCGGTGCGCGACATCATCATCGCGAACGGCGCGAGCACCGACTCCGGCATCAACCGCGTGCGCTTCCACGGCCTCGACTACGCCCCGCTCGCCGACTTCGCCCTGCTGCGCGCGGCGGTGGAGGCGAGCGAGACGGAGCCCCTCTCGTCCACGGTTCACGTGGGGCCGCTGTTCTCGAGCGACCAGTTCTACAGCACCCGTCCGGAGCTCACCGCGCCCTTCGTGCAGCACGGCATCCTCGGCGTCGAGATGGAGGCGGCGGGGCTCTACACGCTCGCCGCCTTCCACGGGCGCCGCGCCCTCGCGATCTGCACGGTCAGCGACCACATCGTCACGGGTGAGGAGACCACGGCCCAGGAGCGCGAGCAGACGTTCGGCGACATGGTCCGCATCGCCCTCCGCGCGGCGACCTCGGTCTGA
- a CDS encoding DNA alkylation repair protein, whose product MTVEEALAELAALEDPKQRAANERRGDDHGINLSRMRALAKRIKTDQALARELWATGETSARLLALLVCRPADFTADELDTMLRETRPPKVNDWFVNYVLKKSPLAEELRRRWFDDADPTVAAAAWSLTTVRVTKDADGLDLPHLLDLIERDLQQAPPRLQWAMNETLANIGIFHPDLRARAVDIGERLQVLADYPTAPGCTSPFAPLWIGEIVRRREG is encoded by the coding sequence ATGACAGTGGAGGAGGCGCTGGCGGAGCTCGCGGCGCTGGAAGACCCCAAGCAGCGCGCGGCGAACGAGAGGCGCGGCGACGACCACGGCATCAACCTGAGCCGGATGCGCGCCCTCGCGAAGCGCATCAAGACCGATCAGGCCCTCGCGCGCGAACTGTGGGCGACGGGCGAGACGTCCGCCCGGCTCCTGGCCCTGCTCGTGTGCCGCCCGGCCGACTTCACCGCCGACGAGCTCGACACGATGCTGCGCGAGACCCGTCCGCCCAAGGTGAACGACTGGTTCGTGAACTACGTGCTCAAGAAGTCACCCCTCGCCGAGGAGCTGCGCCGGCGCTGGTTCGACGATGCCGATCCCACCGTCGCCGCGGCCGCGTGGTCGCTCACGACGGTCCGGGTGACGAAGGACGCCGACGGCCTCGACCTGCCGCACCTGCTCGACCTCATCGAGCGCGACCTGCAGCAGGCCCCGCCGCGCCTGCAGTGGGCGATGAACGAGACCCTCGCGAACATCGGCATCTTCCATCCGGACCTGCGTGCACGGGCGGTGGACATCGGCGAGCGGCTCCAGGTCCTGGCCGACTACCCCACGGCCCCTGGCTGCACCTCACCCTTCGCGCCCCTCTGGATCGGGGAGATCGTCCGCCGTCGCGAGGGCTGA
- a CDS encoding FUSC family protein yields MRIPAAIRASQRSPLLQVVKSAAATIAAWLIAGWVFPGQLPVFAAIAALLVVQPSVNQSLSKALERSIGVIVGVVIAVGLGLLLGSPSWIVLLAIVVAMLVAWIFRASPGTGNQVAISAMLVLALGSSSPEYAVARIVETLIGVVIGIVVNALIVPPVLVEPARRNVGLLGRELAASLDRLADALPAPQTPARLQELMVEVRLLRPMKDAAATAIAAGEESLTLNPRRSTHRADLQELKALLDRLSPIVTQTIGMTRAYFDHYDDRLGEEPAVAAIAEQLRRAGHDVRLAVQTTAPSAEPEPLTSAIPALTAPLVIRPPSSQHWILIGSLMEDLRRIRGELLDED; encoded by the coding sequence ATGCGCATCCCCGCCGCGATCCGCGCCTCCCAGCGCTCCCCCCTGCTGCAGGTGGTGAAGTCGGCCGCGGCGACCATCGCCGCGTGGCTGATCGCGGGCTGGGTCTTCCCCGGGCAGCTGCCGGTGTTCGCCGCGATCGCCGCGCTCCTGGTCGTGCAGCCCAGCGTCAACCAGTCGCTGTCGAAGGCGCTCGAGCGCAGCATCGGCGTGATCGTCGGGGTCGTCATCGCGGTCGGTCTCGGCCTGCTCCTCGGCTCGCCGAGCTGGATCGTGCTGCTGGCGATCGTCGTCGCGATGCTCGTCGCGTGGATCTTCCGGGCATCCCCCGGCACCGGCAACCAGGTCGCGATCTCGGCGATGCTCGTGCTGGCGCTCGGGTCGTCGAGCCCGGAGTACGCGGTCGCCCGGATCGTGGAGACCCTGATCGGGGTGGTGATCGGCATCGTCGTGAACGCGCTGATCGTGCCCCCGGTGCTCGTCGAGCCGGCCCGACGGAACGTGGGCTTGCTCGGGCGGGAGCTCGCCGCGAGCCTCGACCGCCTGGCGGACGCCCTGCCCGCCCCGCAGACGCCGGCGCGGCTGCAGGAGCTCATGGTCGAGGTGCGGCTGCTGCGGCCCATGAAGGATGCCGCGGCCACCGCCATCGCCGCCGGGGAGGAGTCGCTCACGCTGAATCCGCGGCGTTCGACCCATCGCGCCGACCTGCAGGAGCTGAAGGCGCTGCTCGACCGGCTCTCGCCCATCGTCACGCAGACCATCGGCATGACCCGCGCCTACTTCGATCACTACGACGACCGGCTCGGGGAAGAGCCCGCGGTCGCCGCGATCGCCGAGCAGCTCCGCCGCGCCGGACACGATGTGCGCCTCGCGGTGCAGACCACGGCTCCCTCCGCGGAGCCCGAGCCGCTGACCTCCGCCATCCCGGCCCTGACGGCTCCGCTCGTGATCCGTCCGCCGTCCTCGCAGCACTGGATCCTCATCGGCTCCCTCATGGAAGACCTCCGTCGCATCCGCGGCGAACTCCTCGACGAGGACTGA
- a CDS encoding SRPBCC family protein, producing MVQIIETIDVDVPVRTAYNQWTQFESFPKFLDEVVSITQIDETHTHWKVNVGGAEREFDAEITEQHPDERVAWNSVGGETEHAGVVTFHKLDDNTTRVTVQLDWAPEGLLEKVGALVGAGSHAVKKDLKNFKEFIEGRGVETGAWRGDVDA from the coding sequence ATGGTGCAGATCATCGAGACCATCGACGTCGACGTTCCCGTCCGCACGGCGTACAACCAGTGGACGCAGTTCGAGAGCTTCCCGAAGTTCCTCGACGAGGTCGTCTCCATCACGCAGATCGACGAGACCCACACGCACTGGAAGGTGAACGTGGGGGGCGCGGAGCGTGAGTTCGACGCCGAGATCACCGAGCAGCACCCGGATGAGCGCGTCGCGTGGAACAGCGTCGGCGGCGAGACCGAGCACGCGGGCGTCGTGACGTTCCACAAGCTCGACGACAACACCACGCGGGTGACCGTCCAGCTCGACTGGGCGCCGGAGGGGCTGCTGGAGAAGGTCGGTGCGCTGGTCGGCGCGGGATCCCACGCGGTGAAGAAGGACCTGAAGAACTTCAAGGAGTTCATCGAGGGCCGCGGCGTCGAGACCGGCGCCTGGCGCGGTGACGTGGACGCCTGA
- a CDS encoding DUF998 domain-containing protein, with protein MDTTERLRGEARAVLATVICFVGGGLTGALLLAGPPRPLTGEGGLALPAAGVAGGVAALAFVVSTLLHRRDEAAAMPRWQRVVSRLSAAALTVAFGAVTAMGVLLTAEVLAAGLRGLALGAIGGGLLTGVAAAVGGRLAFGAGIGLRTADLAGLLFGFLVIGTLFAMVTAVDPRWWEENFSQLGVGWAFNGTLVVAGLLVATVGAYIGRDLHRLLGDDALSRIATVVVLWAAAGLALSAVGLVPLSRAPVPHDIAAVAALLLFLGAAGVTTAAVPGRPLALVVTSVAVGILVIAAVLLWWPIGFFPVTAVEAVVVGLGLLWMTTLVRVLAILAPEEARPSARPSLWQGRRSRELRQVRAPSA; from the coding sequence ATGGACACGACGGAGCGTCTCCGGGGCGAAGCTCGAGCCGTGCTGGCGACCGTGATCTGCTTCGTCGGTGGAGGTCTCACCGGGGCGCTGCTCCTCGCCGGTCCGCCGCGGCCCCTGACAGGGGAGGGAGGCCTCGCGCTGCCCGCCGCGGGAGTCGCCGGCGGCGTGGCGGCGCTGGCCTTCGTCGTCAGCACGCTCCTGCACCGTCGCGATGAGGCAGCCGCGATGCCGCGCTGGCAACGGGTCGTGTCGCGCCTCTCGGCCGCCGCCCTCACCGTCGCGTTCGGGGCCGTGACGGCGATGGGCGTGCTGCTCACCGCGGAGGTGCTCGCGGCGGGCCTGCGCGGTCTCGCGCTCGGAGCGATCGGCGGCGGGCTGCTCACGGGGGTCGCGGCGGCGGTCGGCGGACGACTCGCGTTCGGTGCGGGGATCGGTCTCCGGACCGCCGACCTCGCCGGACTCCTGTTCGGGTTCCTCGTGATCGGCACGCTGTTCGCGATGGTGACCGCCGTCGACCCTCGGTGGTGGGAGGAGAACTTCTCGCAGCTCGGGGTGGGCTGGGCGTTCAACGGCACCCTCGTCGTGGCCGGGCTGCTGGTCGCCACCGTCGGCGCGTACATCGGACGCGACCTGCATCGGCTGCTCGGCGACGACGCGCTGTCCCGGATCGCGACCGTGGTCGTGCTGTGGGCCGCGGCCGGACTCGCGCTCTCCGCGGTGGGTCTCGTCCCGCTCTCCCGGGCGCCCGTGCCGCACGACATCGCCGCCGTCGCGGCACTGCTCCTGTTCCTTGGGGCGGCCGGGGTGACGACCGCCGCCGTCCCCGGGCGGCCCCTGGCCCTCGTCGTGACCTCCGTCGCTGTGGGGATCCTCGTGATTGCGGCGGTGCTGCTGTGGTGGCCCATCGGCTTCTTCCCGGTGACCGCGGTGGAGGCGGTGGTGGTGGGGCTCGGGCTGCTGTGGATGACGACGCTCGTGCGGGTGCTGGCGATCCTCGCGCCGGAGGAGGCGCGTCCCTCCGCGCGTCCCTCGCTCTGGCAGGGCAGGCGGTCGCGCGAGCTCAGGCAGGTGCGCGCGCCAAGCGCCTGA